The following proteins come from a genomic window of Larimichthys crocea isolate SSNF chromosome III, L_crocea_2.0, whole genome shotgun sequence:
- the ostc gene encoding oligosaccharyltransferase complex subunit ostc gives MYFRDTSTKSLLRRISAREDTTSSSQNMETLYSIPFAVLECPNIKLKKPSWLHMPSAMTVYAVVIVSYFLITGGIIYDVIVEPPSVGSMTDEHGHQRPVAFLAYRVNGQYIMEGLASSFLFTMGGLGFIILDRSNAPNIPKLNRFLLLFIGFVSVLLSFFMARVFMRMKLPGYLMG, from the exons atgtactTCCGGGACACGTCAACAAAGTCGCTGCTCAGACGGATCTCAGCGAGAGAGGACACTACTTCTTCTTCACAAAACATGGAGACTTTATACAGTATACCGTTCGCTGTGCTTGAATGCCCGAACATCAAGCTGAAGAAGCCGTCGTGGCTGCACATGCCGTCGGCCATGACCGTGTACGCAGTGGTCATCGTGTCCTACTTTCTCATCACAGGAG GCATCATCTACGATGTTATTGTAGAGCCACCAAGCGTGGGTTCAATGACTGATGAGCATGGACACCAGAGGCCGGTGGCCTTTTTGGCTTACAG AGTAAACGGGCAGTACATCATGGAAGGACTGGCCTCCAGTTTCCTCTTCACGATGGGCGGCCTGGGCTTTATAATCCTGGACCGCTCCAACGCGCCAAACATCCCCAAACTGAACCGCTTCCTGTTGCTGTTCATCGGTTTTGTCAGCGTTCTCCTCAGCTTCTTCATGGCCAGGGTGTTCATGCGCATGAAGCTGCC agGATACCTCATGGgctaa
- the rpl34 gene encoding large ribosomal subunit protein eL34 gives MVQRLTYRRRLSYNTASNKTRLSRTPGNRIVYLYTKKVGKAPKSACGICPGRLRGIRAVRPQVLMRLSKTKKHVSRAYGGSMCAKCVRDRIKRAFLIEEQKIVVKVLKAQAQSQKSK, from the exons ATGGTGCAGCGCCTGACTTACCGCCGTAGGTTGTCCTACAACACCGCCTCAAACAAGACCAGACT GTCCCGGACGCCTGGTAACCGCATTGTGTACCTGTACACCAAGAAGGTTGGCAAAGCCCCCAAGTCCGCATGTGGCATCTGCCCAGGAAGACTGCGTGGA ATCCGGGCTGTTAGACCTCAGGTTCTGATGAGGCTCTCCAAAACCAAGAAGCACGTCAGCAGGGCCTACGGAGGCTCCATGTGCGCCAAGTGTGTGCGTGACAG GATCAAGCGTGCTTTCCTGATTGAGGAGCAGAAGATCGTCGTCAAGGTGCTTAAGGCACAGGCACAGAGCCAGAAATCTAagtaa